CCTTGCTCCAATTGCCTTATCGATTTGGGTGGTTGATAGAACAGCCATAGTCGTAACGCTCCCTTTTTCATCCTCGATTGAAAATGCCTCGCCCCATGCTGCTTGCAtgaaatctaataaataaaattgttatttataataCATCGTAAATCTCTATAaacttgtttggtttcttactGTGAATAGCCTCTTGGATTTTGTCCGGAATTTTCGGTTTTGGAATAGCGTCAGGAATTCCTGGACTTTTTCTGCCTGACAGTGACATATTTGCCAGTTGCTCaggtgaaaataaattttccaagATGACAGTAACTGCGCGATTCCGAGAAAACTCTGTCTGACCACTAGACTTCAAgattgttttcacttttttaggCACAGATTCGCAGATGAAAACTTCTCCCCATAGTTTTACCTACACTAACAATAAgcatttaagaaataaagcccttttactattttttttaaatctattacCAATTTTGCACCGATGTGGCAAGAACTTGACGATGGACTACTTAAATATTGCGATGGAACACCAAAACCTGGAGGTTGTACATTTAGTTGACTGTGCACTGCTGGTGATGATATGATCTCAACGAGAATTTTCATTCCCTCAAGTGTTTCCTTCATCTCTATAAATATATCAGGTCATTTATTCACAcgctaaatttgaaaatatataaattatacCTCGGACAAGAACTATCGGCTCTTCTTTCTCCAaaccttcaattttttctcttagctcgatattttcaaattctttagATGCAATGGTATTGAAGTCAGTAACCTTTTCTTCTAAAACccgatttttttccctcaatgATTCATTTTCCTGAATAAATCACAAGGAAGGAAATTGTTAAGTGAATAGAAAGGAATTGtcatgacaaaaataaatataataacgcacttactttttttagttcttcaataataatatcttTGCAATCAAGATTTGGAACATTGTCACTACCAGAAGGCAGAGCACTcgagttttctttctcacttATGATGAAAATCTTGATCTTGATCTTGAACTTGATCCTTATGaacctttgtttctttttgatgttCATTACTAGGAGACACATCTGCTACCTGCCTTGATTGTGATGAAGTTGAGTGTATACTTCCAAAAAAGTCAtcatccttttccttttcttcttcagaagTTTGAGTCTATTAAACAATCAAGTGAgaatgtaaaattattttggcagATAATTAAAGTGGATCAAATTTACCAGAACTTTCAGGGtattctgattttctttttttaccctGTTTTTCTGGCACCAGTGATTCAATAGCCTTTTGTTGGAATGGAACTGCCGAGGGAACTGCTGCCTTTGGTTTAGCCAGAGAAGTTGATTTTGACTTGACAGGCACTGTTTTCTGTTTGACTGCAGAAACctcttttgattgttgaaCAGAAGGAACGTTAACAGACTGTCTTGGACTTTTCATTATTCCTGGTGTGGGACACTTTGATGTTGGATaactgtttgttctttttcctacaGTTGTCTTCAACAACTCTTTGCCATGAAGTTCTAGTAGAAGCTTGTTcctttcagctgaaatttcttTCGAACTCTCTGTAAATTGtgacaaaaaccaaacaatagTAAAGAGTAGGAAATTGTTGATGTAAATGTCATACCAGAAAAGCAGTTTACAACACCAGACTTAAAAATGTGCTTCTATCACCATCAGTGAAATCCTTCGAATAACTAAAAAGGTTCCACTCCGTCTTGGAGGTAGAATTCCATCTATGTTTGAAGAAAGGGGTTGATGTTTTAAAGAATCAGTTACTGTAACAATACTTCTAACATTTACCTAAAGGCAACCGCCTTTTTACTTGCTATCCAGGAATTAAGCAGAGTTTCACAGTCTTCTTTAGTTTCACTTATTGGTAAAGGAAGTTTCGGTCTGAAAAACGAACTAGGAGATGTTATAAAAACTCCATCAGAAGCAGTGACCAGAATATAAAGTCCAGAAGGGTTGTTTTGAACTATATTGTTGGTCatctttgaaacaaattgcTTAATATGACTAAAAAAGCACATAAGGTCTTGGACAGGATTCGTCGTGCTTGACTTACGAATGCTGTAAGACTTGGGCGGGAAAAAGATCACACCATCATAGATGTTGCCAAGTGTAAACTAATAAATCAACATGTAAAACTGTGGTgaaaatgtgtgtttttttcagtatttaaaatcatctGTCAATTCATAATAAGTCAAGTCAAGtagaaaaaatatggaagaaagatatatttcatggaaaaaatcTTCGATACATGTATTTCTGTAGTCCTcgaaacattttaattgaccacatatttgaaacaaacacacagtACACAGACTGATGATGAGTGAGTGATTTGCAAGTAAAAACCTCATCATCTTGAGTATCAGAAATAGCAGAATCGTCAGAATAACTGTCATATTGATCTTGAAGTATGCTGAGTATGCTTGATGTTGCTGAGGTTCGATGTTGCTGGCATTGACTGccgaataataattttcaatctatttcgaaaagtaaaaaccatatttattatactttaaaataaactttgtgcAAAATGTATAATACCTCACTTGTGTCTTCACTGAAAACCTCCCCATGGTTTAATTGAACCACTTGAGACACTGGATTACCATCTCTATTTTGGTAAAATAGGTTTTTGAAGGACTGCAGCATATGATTATCAGtgattattattggaaatCCGTTTTCTCATTTAATGATAATTACCTCAGAGTTTGAACTTGTTGAAGGTTGTGGAGACCGAATCACCGACGATGACGCTAGCAAATGTGTTGGTGGGCTGGCAAGGGCGTCACAATTTGACTGCAACAACTCATTTGCTGCAATCACTCTTaactcttttactttttcctccattaacaattcattttttattcgtcttttaacGGTTTTCTTATGTAAAAGACCGGTGTCACAGGCATTTCTTTTAGACGTATTCACGCtttaaaaaactcaaatattaGATGATGACatatgaaagtgaaaaaatttgcagaCGAGATTTATGTGctgtttcacatttcaaacaaTGGTGCCAGGTTATAAGGGCGTATATATGTAAAAAGGTTGTTAGTAAGTcccttcaaatatttaaaattctttctttctttcttttttttaaattttatataaaaatatccgtCTACGATGATTATAAAGACATAAGTTTCTATTATCAActatgtatgtgtatatattattcactcaaccaaataaaaatatatagatacaTCACGATAGCTAACGGTCAGTTGCCAATCGGCTAAAATTTTCGTACAtggaaaatcgaaatattATTAGCTTTTTCTCTGCTATAACATAACTGTGTTTGCACAACTCACATATCTAAGCTAAACGAAGTAATGAAGCGGCTAAACAACTATAAGCTATCCAATTTCATACTTAAAAT
This window of the Daphnia pulex isolate KAP4 chromosome 5, ASM2113471v1 genome carries:
- the LOC124193995 gene encoding uncharacterized protein LOC124193995 — its product is MNIKKKQRFIRIKFKIKIKIFIISEKENSSALPSGSDNENESLREKNRVLEEKVTDFNTIASKEFENIELREKIEGLEKEEPIVLVREMKETLEGMKILVEIISSPAVHSQLNVQPPGFGVPSQYLSSPSSSSCHIGAKLVKLWGEVFICESVPKKVKTILKSSGQTEFSRNRAVTVILENLFSPEQLANMSLSGRKSPGIPDAIPKPKIPDKIQEAIHNFMQAAWGEAFSIEDEKGSVTTMAVLSTTQIDKAIGARLLACHTHLKKKKNPQSQEDHE
- the LOC124193996 gene encoding uncharacterized protein LOC124193996; amino-acid sequence: MEEKVKELRVIAANELLQSNCDALASPPTHLLASSSVIRSPQPSTSSNSESFKNLFYQNRDGNPVSQVVQLNHGEVFSEDTSEIENYYSAVNASNIEPQQHQAYSAYFKINMTVILTILLFLILKMMRFLLANHSLIISLCTVCLFQICGQLKCFEDYRNTYDFKY